GTTCTGGCAATGAAAAATATGAAAGTGAAAGTAGCTTATTTGCCATTAGGAACACAAACCGATTTGGTTAAAAATCCAGAATTACGTCCAGAAGTAATTAAAAGATTGCAATGGGCAGGAAAAGAAGTGGGGAAAATTGGCGGTGTAATTGCAATTGAAACTTCTTTGGATGCTACAGAAGAGAAAAAACTTTTGGATGAAGTAGGTTCAAAATACATTAAAAGCTCTTTCAATTTTGCAAATGCTTTAGACAATAAAAGAGATATTTCTTCTGAATTAAAGATTTTAGGAAAGAAATATATAGCTCAGATTCACGCTTCAAATACCGATCAATTTTGGTTAGAAAACGATCCTGCGATCGATATGCCAAAAATCAAACAAACTTTAGATGAGATGAAATGGAGCGGCTGGCTGATTGTAGAGCGTTCCAGAGACGTAACACAAGTGCATAATGTAAAAGCCAATTACGGAGCAAACGTAGCGTATTTGAAGAAAATCTTCCAGAATTAAATAAAAATATTGGTGAAAATAAGTAAAAGTTAAACAGCACATTTTTTCACTATAAATCTGCGAAATCTGCTAGATCTGCGAGAGTTAAATTTTTCCCGCAGATCTAGCAGATTAAGCAGATTGTTTTAAATAGAATACCCAAAACAGCATGCTATGAAATATTTACAATTACTTTTTTTATGCTTTTACGTCTCTTTCGCGACAGCGCAAAACGTTACTATTGTTAGTGATGCCAATTCGCCAAGAGCAAAATTTGGAGCAGAAAAATTATCAGAAACACTTTCGGCAAAAGGCTTTACCGTTGCTTCTGCCGATAAATTAAAAAGTTCAAAAGATAAAGTAATTGTTATTGGAGAAAAAGGAACTGAATTTTGGAAAAAGAATGCGAAAAGCGCTAAAATCGATGATAGCAAATTAACCAAGAAAGAAGGTTTTTTAATTCGTACTCAAAAGAATATAATTTACATTGAAGGAACAGATGCGAGTGGTACTTTGTACGGAGCTTTAGAATTGGCGGATAGAATTAAAACTTCAGGTCAGCTTCCTTCAGAAATCAATATCGAAGACAGTCCAGAAATGGTGTTGCGCGGCGCTTGCATCGGAATGCAGAAACCCGTTTATCTTCCGGGGCGCGATGTTTACGAGTATCCGTATACGCCAGCAACTTTTCCTTGGTTTTATGATAAGGCACTTTGGATAAAATACTTAGACATGCTTGTAGACAATCGCATGAACTCTTTGTATTTATGGAACGGACACCCATTTGCTTCTTTAGTAAAATTGAAAGATTATCCGTTTGCAGTTGAGGTAAGCGACGAAGATTTCAAGAAGAACGAAGAAATCTATAAATTCCTGACCGTTGAAGCCAACAAAAGAGGAATCTGGGTCATTCAGATGTTTTATAATATTCTTGTTTCCAAACCTTTTGCAGAGCATTATAACATAAAAACTCAAGATCGTTCAAGACCAATCACGCCTTTGTTATCTGATTACACTAGAAAATCTATTGCAGCTTTCATCGAAAAATATCCAAATGTTGGTTTAATGGTTTGTTTGGGCGAAGCAATCAATACGGTTGATGATGATGTAGAATGGTTTACCAAAACGATTATTCCAGGGGTTCGAGACGGTTTACAAGCATTAGGAAAAACAGAAGAACCGCCAATTATCCTTCGTTCTCACGATACAGATGGACCTTTGGTTATGGAGAAATCGCTTCCATTATACAAAAACCTTTATACAGAAAGCAAATACACAGGAGAGTCTTTAACGACTTACACACCTGGCGGACCTTGGGGAGAAACGCACAAACAATTGAGCGCTTTGAAATCTATTCATATTGAAAACGTTCACATTTTGGCAAACTTAGAACCTTTTAGATACGGTTCTCCAGATTTTATCCAAAAAACAGTAAAAGCAATGCACAGCATACACGGAGCGAATGCATTACACTTATATCCGCAAGCTTCTTACTGGGATTGGCCTTATTCTGCCGATAAAACAAAATCGGGCGAACGTTTATTAGAAATGGATCGTGACTGGATTTGGTACAAAGCTTGGGCAAGATATGCTTGGGATAGCAAAAGAGATAGAAACCAAGAAGTTAAATTTTGGGATAAAGATTTAGCTGCGAAATTTGGAACAAGCCAAGAAGCAGCAAATAATATTTTAAAAGCGTATGAAGAAACAGGAGAAATTGCTCCAAAAACGCTAAGACGTTTCGGAATCACAGAAGGAAACAGACAGACTTTATTGTTAGGAATGTTCGAAAGCCAATTGGTGAATCCATCAAAATGGAGAGTATATCCAGGTTTCCACGAATCTTGCGGACCAGCGGGCGAATTGCTTTTAGAATATGCTAAAAAAGAATGGAACAAAGAACCACATTCTGGCGAACTTCCAACGCAGATTATTGATGAAATTACAGAACACGGAAGATTGGCTGTTGAAGCCATCGACAAAGCGGAACCAAGCGTAACGAAAGAAAAAGAAGAATTTGCACGTCTTAAAAATGACATGCATGCTTACAAGGCTTTCGCCGATTTCTTTTCAGAAAAAGTAAAAGCAGCGTTGTTGGTTTTAAGATACAGCTATTCAAATGATATTGCCGATTTAGACAAAGCAATTCCTCATTTAGAAAAAAGTTTAGAATATTACGAATTATTGGTGAAGTTAACGAAAGATACCTATTACTATGCCAACAGTATGCAAACAGCACAACGTAGAATTCCAATTGGAGGAGACGACGGGAACAACAAAACCTGGGCTGAATTATTACTGCATTACGAACGTGAATTGGCTAATTTCAAAAGAAATCTAGAGAAGCTTAAATCTTCAAAAGATGGAAAAGTAGAAAGCAAAGAAGGAAAACCTTGGAAAACAGCAGAAGTAACTTTTATCGATGAAAAACCGGGAAGTTATTTAGTTAAAACAGGAACAAAAGTGTACGGAACAGATATTTCTGAATTGACAAAAATAGCTCCAGAACTTCAAAACTTAAGAGGATATTCGTTTGTAGAAAACGATCAAAATGAAAAAGGAACGCATTTGAAGTTTAGAAATGCAAAAGCCGTTAAATTAGTGGTTGGATATTTCAATTCAGATCAAAAAAGATTTTTATTGCCTCCAAGTTTAGAAACCGATGCTGCAGGAAATGCTCACGGTCAAGCCGAAGTGATTCTGGCAAGTGCGATTAATTTAAAAGATTTGCCTCGTGTAAACATTCATACCTATACTTTCCAACCAGGAGAAAATAAATTAGACCTAGGAAAAGGAAAAGTATTGATTTTAGGTTTTATTGATGCAGACCAGAACATTACACCACGCGACGTTGGATACATAGATGCAGGAGAGAAAGCAGCAGTGGATTGGTTGTTTTATTAATCTGCTCTTGCAAGGTTTTCAAAATCTTGTAGGTATAAATAAAGTTTAGAATTAAAATAATAATTTGGGCGTGTCCCTCCGGGTCGGGCTTTCGGCTATATCTTTTATTCCGCTCCGCTGCATAAAAGGATACCGCCTCAATCCCTCACGCAATTCAACATAAAGTTAAACCTGACGGGTTTTCAAAACCCGTCAGGTTTAGAAATTATATAAACACAATTTTGTCATTCTGAGGAACGAGGGATCTTCACAAGAAACTCTACATAGTTTGTCATTTCGACCGAAGGGAGAAATCACACAAGAATTTCCGTTCAGAAATTCACCAACCTTTGTCGAGCTTCTAGTGTGATTTCTCCCTTCGGTCGAAATGACAAATATGGGTAAAATAAAAACTTAAACAACCTTATATAACTTATATGGTTTAAAAATATGAACAGAATAGTTTTTTTTATTTTTTGTTTTTTCACAAGTTTTTGCTCTGTTTGGAGTCAGGGCAAAAGTTCAGTTCGCAAAGAAATTTCGCTGAATTCATCTTGGGAGACCGTAATGTTGGATAATCTTCCGCTGAAAGAAGAAGATTTTGTAGAAAATCCAAAAACTGATTCCAATTGGCAGCAGGTTAGTGTGCCTCACAATTGGGATCAGTATTATGGTTTCAGGAGAACAAAACATGGAAATTTACACGGTACGGCATGGTACAAAAGAACCTTAAAATTTGACAGAACTACTGCAGGCAAAAGGCTCTTTTTGTTTTTTGAAGGCGTTAGTTCTTACGCCACAGTTTGGGTAAACGGAAAAAAAGTGGGCGAACACAAAGGTGGACGAACCACTTTTACGATTGATATTACTAAAGCAGTTTCTTTAGAAAAAGAAAATCAGATTCTATTAAAAGCATCGCATCCTTCTTTTATTGCTGATCTTCCTTGGGTTTGCGGAGGCTGTTCTGGCGAATGGGGATTCTCAGAAGGTTCTCAGCCAATGGGGATTTTCAGGCCAGTTTCTTTAGTGATTACAAACGATGTTAGAATCGAACCTTTTGGTGTTCATATCTGGAATGACAAATCGGTTTCCAAACAAAAGGCGATTTTGCTTACGACAGCAGAAATCAAAAACTACGGAACTTCAGACCGAAATCTAACCATTGAAAATGTTCTTTTTGATGCTTCAGGAAAAAAGGTGGTAAGCTCAAAAAGTACCCTTAAAAATACTTCAGGAGAAATAAAAACAGTTGCTCAGACTTTGCCAGAAATTCAAAACCCGAAATTGTGGTCACCGTCGAATCCGTATTTATATAAATTGGTAACTTCTGTTTTTGAGAATGGAAAAATAATCGACCAGTTAACAACACCTTATGGAATTCGATGGGTGAGTTGGCCAGTAAGTCGTGATGGAAAAGACAATCGTTTTCTCATAAATGACGAACCTGTTTTTATAAATGGTGTTTGCGAATACGAACATCAAATTGGAAATAGTCACGCTTTTTCAAACGAGCAGATTCATGCTAGAATCGAACAGATCAAAGCAGGCGGATTTAATGCTTTTAGAGAAGCGCACCAGCCTCATAATTTATTGTATCAAAAAGAATTAGACGAAAACGGAATCTTATTCTGGAGTCAGTTTTCGGCGCATATTTGGTACGATACGCCAGAATTCAAAGAAAATTTCAAAACCTTACTGCGCGAATGGGTTAAAGAACGCAGAAACAGCCCATCGGTTGTCATGTGGGGCTTGCAGAACGAAAGTACAATTCCAGCAGCATTTGCCCAAGAATGCACGCAGATTATCCGAGAAATGGATCCGTTATCGGCTTCACAAAGAATTGTAACGACTTGTAATGGAGGAGAAGGAACCGATTGGAATGTCGTTCAAAATTGGTCAGGAACGTATGGTGGAGATCCATTAAAATATCATTTGGAAATGACCACTCAGTTGTTAAATGGCGAATACGGAGCATGGCGTTCTGCCGATTTGCATACGGAAGGCGAATTCGATCAAAAAGGAATTTTAAGCGAAAACCGTTTTTCTCAGCTAATGGAAATTAAAGTCAGAGAAGCAGAATCGGTAAGAGATAAAATAGCAGGACAATTCAACTGGCTTTTTGCTTCGCACGAAAATCCGGGACGCGTTCAAAATGGTGAAGGATTTAGAGATATTGACAAAGTCGGACCCGTAAATTACAAAGGACTTTTTACGATTTGGGGCGAGCCTTTAGATGCATATTACATGTACCGCGCTAATTACGCTTCAAACAAAACCAATCCGATGGTGTATATCGTTTCGCACACTTGGCCAAGCCGTTGGGAGAAAGCGGGTATCAAAAGCGGAATCGATATTTACTCCAATTGCGACGAAGTTGAATTGTTTAATGATGTAAATAAAGTTTCACTTGGAAAATTGAAGAATCCCGGAATCGGAAAGCATTTTCAGTTTAACAATGTCAATATTCAGTATAATGTTTTATATGCAGTTGGATATGTAAACGGAAAAGCGGTTGCCAAAGATTATATCGTTTTGAATACGCTTCCGAAAGCTCCAAGTTTTGAATCTTTAACTCCTGATAAAAGCGATATTTTAAAAGCAAAAAGCGGTTTAAATTACATCTACAGAGTTAATTGCGGTGGTTCAGAATTCACAGATAGTAACGGAAATACTTGGCTAGCCGACACGCACAAAAGCGGACAAAATACTTGGGGATCTTTATCTTGGACCGATAATTTTGAGAAGCTTCCTGACTTTTTTGCAAGCCAAAGAAGCAGTTTTGATCCTGTTAACGGTACAAAAGATCAAGCTTTATTTCAGAATTTCAGATACGGAGTTGATAAATTGCGTTACGAATTTCCAGCGCCAGATGGAGAATATGTAATCGAATTGTATTTCACAGAACCGTGGTACGGAACAGGCGGAGGTTTAGACTGCAAAGGCTGGCGTTTGTTTGATGTTGCCATTAATGACAATATAGTTTTAAAAGATTTTGATATTTGGGCAGAAGCTGGACATGATACTGCGTTAAAAAAGACTTTTAAAGTTAAAAGCACTGGCGGAAAAATTAAAATTTCGTTTCCAAACGTAAAAGCAGGGCAAGCCATAATTTCAGCAATTGCAATTGGTACAAAAGATTATCACGCGAGACCAGCTCAAGAATCGCCAAGAAATATTCAGAATGTAAGTTTAGAGGCTAAAGACTTTAAAATCGGTTCTTGGCTGGATATTAATTCGAAGCAATTCTTAAACTCAGAAGTTATTTTTACCGAATTGCCTTCGGAAGTTTTTGGTGGCGATTATTTACAGTTTTCTACCGATTCAAAAGTTTCAGGTTCGTTTACAGCAAAGGAAGAATCGATTATTTATGTTTTAGTTGATGATAAAATAAAGGCATTAAAAGGACTTTCAGATTATAAAAAGATAGAAGAAAAAGCGAAAAATAGCAACGGAACTTCTTTTGATGTTTTTACTAAAAAAGTAAGCAAAGGCGAGAAAGTTCTTTTTGATAATGGGGAAACAATTTCAACAATTGTCGTTGTTCCAACGTACGATATGGGCGAAAAAGACGATTCAAGACCAGTGGTAATCATCGAAGCAGAAAAAACAAAAACAACGGGAACTGGAATCGAAAAAGGAAATTTCAAAAAAGCGGATTATGTGGAGTTTACTAAAAAGACAAACAACAGCATCGAGTTTGAAGTAAAACCAGGTGTTGCAGGAATTTATTTAATGCGTTTCCGCTTTATGAATCGAAATGAAACGCCGATGAAAGTGAAATTCAAAATGGAAGATGCATACGGAATTCTAATGCGAAACGACACGATTGAATTTTTCCCTTCACCAGAAAAATGGAAAGTTTTGAACACGACATCTGGAGGTTATATCAATGCGGGAACGTATAAAATTACTTTGGAAGGAGATGATTTGAAAGGGTTGCTGTTGGATAGTTTTGAGTTTCAATAATTTGTTTTGCCACAAAGGCACAAAGGCGCAAAGTGACATAGGTTCAAAGGTTTTCATTGTAGAGACGCACTGCAGTGCGTCTAAAATGTAGTATGAACATTTAGATCTCAAGGTTAAAGAAATAAAATGATAATCTCGCAAAGACGCAGAGTCGCTAAGGAAATGAAACCATATAAGTGTATAAGTTCAATTAAGCCAAACTTAAATTTTCTTATATCACTTATATGGTTAAGAAAAAAGACTCTGCGACTTTGCGAGAGAAAAAATAAAAATATGTTAAAAAAAATTACACTTGCATTATTGTTTTCGGTATCAATTTTTGCACAAAAACAAGCTAGAATTGTCGAAGACTTCAACAAAAACTGGAACTTCAAGTTAGGAGATTATCCAGAAGCTGTAAATGCTAATTTCAACGTATCAGATTGGAGAATGCTTCAATTGCCGCATGATTGGAGCATTGAAGGCGCTTTTGATAAAGAGGCTAAGACCAAACAAGCGCAAGGATTTTTACCTGCAGGTAAAGGCTGGTATCGAAAAGTTTTTACAATTCCTGCCAATTGGAAAAGTAAAACAATTTCAATTGAATTTGATGGTGTTTTTAAAAATAGCGAAGTATTTATAAACGGGAAATCATTAGGAATGCGTCCAAATGGCTATATTTCTTTTGGTTATGATTTATCTCCATATTTAAATTATGGACAGACCAATACTATTGCAGTTAAGGTAGACAACGATGCTCAACCTAATTCAAGATGGTATACGGGTTCTGGAATTTACAGGAATGTGAGATTGGTGGCGAGCGAAAAATTGCATGTAGCGAAGTGGGGAACTTTTGTAACTACACCTGAAGTTTCTTCAGCTCAAGCGAAAGTGCATTTTGAAGTTACGATTGATAATGATAATGCTTCTGCAAAAGAATTTAAATTGGTTACTTCGATTGTAGACGATAAAAATGTAGAAGTTGCCAAGATGACTTCTACAGAAAAAATAGGAGCAAAAACATCAGAAAAAAAGATTCATGATTTAGAAGTAAAACAGCCAAGATTATGGAATACCGAAAATCCGTATTTGTATAAAGTCATTACAAAAGTGTACGAGAAATCGAAATTAGTTGACAATTACGAAACTCCGCTTGGATTTAGATATTTTAATTTTGATTCGGAAAAAGGATTTTCATTAAACGGTGTTCCGACTAAAATTAAAGGCGTTTGCCTGCATCATGATAATGGCGCGTTAGGAGCTGTAGAAAATATTCACGCCGTAAGGAGAAAACTAACGCTGATGAAAGAAATGGGAGCAAATGCAATTAGAATGTCGCACAACCCTCATTCTTTAGAAATGATGCAATTGTGTGACGAAATGGGATTTATCGTTCAGGACGAAGCTTTTGACGTGTGGAAAAAGAAAAAAGTAACCAACGATTACCATAAAGATTGGGATGCGTGGCACAAACAGGATTTAGAAGATTTTATCAAAAGAGACCGCAATCATCCGTCGGTTATGATGTGGAGTATCGGAAACGAAATTAGAGAACAGTTTGACAGCACAGGAATTGCCATTACGAGAGAGTTGGCCAAAATTGTAAAATCGTTAGATACGACTCGTCCCGTAACTTCTGCTTTGACAGAAAATGTTATTGAGAAAAACTTCATTTATCAGTCAGGAGCTTTAGATCTTTTGGGATTCAATTACAAACATGAAGATTATAAAGATTTTCCAACTAAATTTAAAGGGCAAAAAATACTAGCATCAGAAAGTGTTTCGGCATTAGAAACGCGTGGACATTATGATCAATCGGATGTTATTAAAGCTTGGCCAACCAAACACGGTGCTCCATTTGATGGAAATGCAGATTGGACAGTTTCGGCTTACGATCAGGTGAAATCGTACTGGGGCGCCACGCACGAAGAAAACTGGAAAACCATTAAAAGTCAGGATTTCATGGCGGGAACTTTTATCTGGACAGGATTTGATTATATCGGAGAACCAGATCCATATCCGTTTCCTGCAAGAAGTTCGTATTTCGGAATTGTAGATCTGGCCGGACTTCCAAAAGATGTGTATTATATGTACCAAAGCGAATGGTCGAATAAAACCGTTCTGCATATTTTACCGCATTGGAACTGGAAAAAAGATCAGGAAATCAATGTTTGGGCGTATTACAACAATACAGATGAAGTAGAATTATTCTTAAACGGAAAATCATTATGTAAAAAATCTAAGCAAAAGGATGATTTGCATATTTCATGGAAAGTGAAATTCGAACCAGGAACATTAAAAGCGGTTTCTAGAAAGAATGGAAAAGTAGTATTAGAAAAAGAAATTCGCACGGCAGGAGAAGCTGCTAAATTGGATTTAAAAGCAGATAAAACTACCATCAAAAATGATACTTACGATTTGGTTTATGTAACAGTTTCGATGCTCGATAAAGACGGAAACCTAGTTCCAAACGCAATGGATTTAGTCAACTTTGAAGTGACGGGCGGAGGAAAGTTAGTTGGAGTTGATAATGGTTATCAAGCCAATTTGGAATCGTTTAAAGCCAATTCTTGTAAGCTTTTTAACGGAAAATGTATTGCGATTATTCAATCAAATGGAAAGAAAGAAAAGATTCAGTTGAAAGCGACGGCAGGAAATTTACAAGCTTCTGTTATTGAAGTAAAAGTGCAGTAGTTTTTGCTCGCAAAGTCGCGAAGACGCAAAGTTTTTTGAACCATATAAGTTATTTAAGTAATTTTAAGTTTTGGCATAATTAAACTTAAATAACTTATATGGTTTAATTTTTATATAATCTTTGTGCCTTTGCGACTTTGCGAGATTTTTTTAATATGCTTTGAAGTATTATTTGTGTTTTTTTGTAAAATTAAACTTATATTAGCCAAAATAATATTTTAAAAGCCGTAAAATGATTTGTACCATTTATTCGCATCATTTAGGATTAGAAAAAATCAAAGAAATTTTTCTTTCGCATGTTCCTAAGGGAGTTTTTTCTTCTAATGGTGAGAACCTCGAATTTGAAGTGAAAGGCGGAATATTAAGTCCGTCTAAAAGAGTTACGATATTCTACAGAGAAAGAGCCGTTCCTTCTTATCAAATTCCACAAATAGATGATTCTGAATTAACAGCCAATTTAAAAGGTTTATATGGATTTGTTGATTCACTGCCAACTGAAAATGAAAAGGTAAAAGGGCTTTTTCTGCATAAAATACAAACACTGAATTCTGAATTTTCAATTCGTGAAGACAAAGGAGAAATTAAAGAATTAAATGTCATAATAGC
This is a stretch of genomic DNA from Flavobacterium endoglycinae. It encodes these proteins:
- a CDS encoding alpha-d-galacturonidase, which codes for MKYLQLLFLCFYVSFATAQNVTIVSDANSPRAKFGAEKLSETLSAKGFTVASADKLKSSKDKVIVIGEKGTEFWKKNAKSAKIDDSKLTKKEGFLIRTQKNIIYIEGTDASGTLYGALELADRIKTSGQLPSEINIEDSPEMVLRGACIGMQKPVYLPGRDVYEYPYTPATFPWFYDKALWIKYLDMLVDNRMNSLYLWNGHPFASLVKLKDYPFAVEVSDEDFKKNEEIYKFLTVEANKRGIWVIQMFYNILVSKPFAEHYNIKTQDRSRPITPLLSDYTRKSIAAFIEKYPNVGLMVCLGEAINTVDDDVEWFTKTIIPGVRDGLQALGKTEEPPIILRSHDTDGPLVMEKSLPLYKNLYTESKYTGESLTTYTPGGPWGETHKQLSALKSIHIENVHILANLEPFRYGSPDFIQKTVKAMHSIHGANALHLYPQASYWDWPYSADKTKSGERLLEMDRDWIWYKAWARYAWDSKRDRNQEVKFWDKDLAAKFGTSQEAANNILKAYEETGEIAPKTLRRFGITEGNRQTLLLGMFESQLVNPSKWRVYPGFHESCGPAGELLLEYAKKEWNKEPHSGELPTQIIDEITEHGRLAVEAIDKAEPSVTKEKEEFARLKNDMHAYKAFADFFSEKVKAALLVLRYSYSNDIADLDKAIPHLEKSLEYYELLVKLTKDTYYYANSMQTAQRRIPIGGDDGNNKTWAELLLHYERELANFKRNLEKLKSSKDGKVESKEGKPWKTAEVTFIDEKPGSYLVKTGTKVYGTDISELTKIAPELQNLRGYSFVENDQNEKGTHLKFRNAKAVKLVVGYFNSDQKRFLLPPSLETDAAGNAHGQAEVILASAINLKDLPRVNIHTYTFQPGENKLDLGKGKVLILGFIDADQNITPRDVGYIDAGEKAAVDWLFY
- a CDS encoding sugar phosphate isomerase/epimerase family protein, translating into MKLNKNLIVVLFVAISATFNSCATAQSSNKKQKYKVAVCDWMILKRQKLGAFGLAAELKADGIELDMGGLGNRPTFDSKLGDPVERQKFLDKAKETGVGISSIAMSGFYAQSFATREITPMINDCVLAMKNMKVKVAYLPLGTQTDLVKNPELRPEVIKRLQWAGKEVGKIGGVIAIETSLDATEEKKLLDEVGSKYIKSSFNFANALDNKRDISSELKILGKKYIAQIHASNTDQFWLENDPAIDMPKIKQTLDEMKWSGWLIVERSRDVTQVHNVKANYGANVAYLKKIFQN
- a CDS encoding malectin domain-containing carbohydrate-binding protein translates to MNRIVFFIFCFFTSFCSVWSQGKSSVRKEISLNSSWETVMLDNLPLKEEDFVENPKTDSNWQQVSVPHNWDQYYGFRRTKHGNLHGTAWYKRTLKFDRTTAGKRLFLFFEGVSSYATVWVNGKKVGEHKGGRTTFTIDITKAVSLEKENQILLKASHPSFIADLPWVCGGCSGEWGFSEGSQPMGIFRPVSLVITNDVRIEPFGVHIWNDKSVSKQKAILLTTAEIKNYGTSDRNLTIENVLFDASGKKVVSSKSTLKNTSGEIKTVAQTLPEIQNPKLWSPSNPYLYKLVTSVFENGKIIDQLTTPYGIRWVSWPVSRDGKDNRFLINDEPVFINGVCEYEHQIGNSHAFSNEQIHARIEQIKAGGFNAFREAHQPHNLLYQKELDENGILFWSQFSAHIWYDTPEFKENFKTLLREWVKERRNSPSVVMWGLQNESTIPAAFAQECTQIIREMDPLSASQRIVTTCNGGEGTDWNVVQNWSGTYGGDPLKYHLEMTTQLLNGEYGAWRSADLHTEGEFDQKGILSENRFSQLMEIKVREAESVRDKIAGQFNWLFASHENPGRVQNGEGFRDIDKVGPVNYKGLFTIWGEPLDAYYMYRANYASNKTNPMVYIVSHTWPSRWEKAGIKSGIDIYSNCDEVELFNDVNKVSLGKLKNPGIGKHFQFNNVNIQYNVLYAVGYVNGKAVAKDYIVLNTLPKAPSFESLTPDKSDILKAKSGLNYIYRVNCGGSEFTDSNGNTWLADTHKSGQNTWGSLSWTDNFEKLPDFFASQRSSFDPVNGTKDQALFQNFRYGVDKLRYEFPAPDGEYVIELYFTEPWYGTGGGLDCKGWRLFDVAINDNIVLKDFDIWAEAGHDTALKKTFKVKSTGGKIKISFPNVKAGQAIISAIAIGTKDYHARPAQESPRNIQNVSLEAKDFKIGSWLDINSKQFLNSEVIFTELPSEVFGGDYLQFSTDSKVSGSFTAKEESIIYVLVDDKIKALKGLSDYKKIEEKAKNSNGTSFDVFTKKVSKGEKVLFDNGETISTIVVVPTYDMGEKDDSRPVVIIEAEKTKTTGTGIEKGNFKKADYVEFTKKTNNSIEFEVKPGVAGIYLMRFRFMNRNETPMKVKFKMEDAYGILMRNDTIEFFPSPEKWKVLNTTSGGYINAGTYKITLEGDDLKGLLLDSFEFQ
- a CDS encoding sugar-binding domain-containing protein — translated: MLKKITLALLFSVSIFAQKQARIVEDFNKNWNFKLGDYPEAVNANFNVSDWRMLQLPHDWSIEGAFDKEAKTKQAQGFLPAGKGWYRKVFTIPANWKSKTISIEFDGVFKNSEVFINGKSLGMRPNGYISFGYDLSPYLNYGQTNTIAVKVDNDAQPNSRWYTGSGIYRNVRLVASEKLHVAKWGTFVTTPEVSSAQAKVHFEVTIDNDNASAKEFKLVTSIVDDKNVEVAKMTSTEKIGAKTSEKKIHDLEVKQPRLWNTENPYLYKVITKVYEKSKLVDNYETPLGFRYFNFDSEKGFSLNGVPTKIKGVCLHHDNGALGAVENIHAVRRKLTLMKEMGANAIRMSHNPHSLEMMQLCDEMGFIVQDEAFDVWKKKKVTNDYHKDWDAWHKQDLEDFIKRDRNHPSVMMWSIGNEIREQFDSTGIAITRELAKIVKSLDTTRPVTSALTENVIEKNFIYQSGALDLLGFNYKHEDYKDFPTKFKGQKILASESVSALETRGHYDQSDVIKAWPTKHGAPFDGNADWTVSAYDQVKSYWGATHEENWKTIKSQDFMAGTFIWTGFDYIGEPDPYPFPARSSYFGIVDLAGLPKDVYYMYQSEWSNKTVLHILPHWNWKKDQEINVWAYYNNTDEVELFLNGKSLCKKSKQKDDLHISWKVKFEPGTLKAVSRKNGKVVLEKEIRTAGEAAKLDLKADKTTIKNDTYDLVYVTVSMLDKDGNLVPNAMDLVNFEVTGGGKLVGVDNGYQANLESFKANSCKLFNGKCIAIIQSNGKKEKIQLKATAGNLQASVIEVKVQ